The DNA sequence CGCCTTGCGAGTTTGCAATAATGTCTTTGAGCTCAGAGCCCCAGGTTCCGAAGAAGTCGGCGTTAGTTATGAAGAAACTGCgagcagcatctccatctgcctTGGAGAGATCCACGGCGCTCTTGGCAAAATCCTCTGGGACAACCAAGCCGAGGTAGACGCGGTAAGACCCATCTCCCATCTCGGTGACTGAAAGTTGTTTACCTTCTCCCAAAGCTATGAGACTTGCGGCACCGAACTTTTTATTTACAGTCGGATGAAATGGATTCGAGGTGGAGATTTTCCCTTCGATATAATGCTTGCCGGAATATTGCGGCTTCGCAGAAGTGAGCTGATTCATAGTTAGCATTCGTTTTATATATAGGTACATCCAGAAGCTCTTCTCACTTACCAAGTGCCTTGCTTTGCTCCACGCACCATCCGCACCAACAACCAGTTTGAAGCCGCTGGTAGAAGTGCCATTGACAAAGTTGATCGCTATATCCCCATTGTCAAGCTTTTCGACGGTTTTAACAGCATGATTCCATCGAATCTTGCTTGGAGGGATAGACTCGACGAGGATCTTGCGCAACGTGGCACGGTCAATCTCCGGTTcgtcttgatcttctccaGATACGAGATGGGTGGTGCCGTTCTTATCCTGGATGATTGTCTTTGCCGCTTCCCAGCGCGCATACTTTTTAAACTCATCGTGCAGGCCGGCTTCCTTCAAAACCTGCTGGCCGGTTGTTCCGTGGATGTCGAGCGAACCCCCTTGTCCTTCCATCAGCGAAGAGGCATCGCGCTCATAAACAACATAGTCGATTTTGTTGCACTCCAGCAGCCGAGCGAGAGCAAGGCCGCTGGGACCGCCTCCGAGAATGGCAATTGTCGGGACTGACATGATGATAATAGTTTAATGTGTGCTGAGACTGAGTTGTAGAGCAATAATGAAGGGTGTAGGGAGTATTGACGATAGACTAACGATTTGATAGTAGATATATACTTTTCTTTATGAGTCGCAGCTTGAATTCCGGAAATCTTGTTCCAGCTTCGACCAATAAGACGATGCATCGCCGGATGTTTCCACGTCGCAGATAGCCCCACGCCTGCACTCCGTATAGCCCAGGCTGCAACGTCAATAATTCGGAGATTTATGTGCCAGAAATGATACTCTAAAGATAGGGGTCGGGATCTGATGAATACCGCATTGCCGGTAGGATATTTATTGGGGTTTATGAAGCAAGCTGCATGTATCCATAAACGGCATTCCCTACCGCTTTCGATGCTCAGAAAAGCAAGGAGAGAATTGTGTGTAATACTAGAAACAAAGTTtcataataaaaaataaagataaCCAACCTCTCTTCATATTTTAGCAAACGAGAATTCGCCAGCTAATAAATACTGTTAAGCCTTTGGTAAGTAGGTGGTCGCGGTTAACCTGTATTCTGCGTGTGGATGTAGTTTaccatcaccatcagcaTCGTTGCCCCATAATCTAGCTATCATTTACTGTAGCACTGAATAATCTACCATCTATCATTCTGCACATGATGAATATCTAGCGGTGTAGCTTCATGCATTTTAAACAAAGGCGATTGTTTAGAAATCGTCTCAACTGCACCACGTCCACGCCACCCCAAACGCTAATTGGACGAGCCCGGACTTATGTAAGGGGGCAGCAAATAAACTCCGGACGTAGCCAATGAAAGGTCTTGGAACCGGAATTCGTTACTGGCACATGGTTGGCTTAACTCTCCATTGTCTTGGAATCACCGGAGGAACAAACCAGCTTCGTCCAACTTCCCATGTCATCATGAGCCAGAAAATGCCGGTTACCAAAAATGCAGGACTAGCACGATTTGCGGTACGTCGCATTTTGCCATAATGGTCGCTATCGTTCCTTGTAGCTGATGCCCATTCATCTATAGTGCACCCACTGTcggcagaagaagatcaagttGGTGTACCAAGCTGCATGTTCCGCCAAGATTGCTAATTAAAGAAGATGCTCGAGAGAGATTCCTAAATGTGCAGCATGCCGCCCTTGGCCCGGCGAATGCATCTATCACAGGCAAAATCCAATCGCCCAATCTGACAAGAAATGTCCCGTGTATGTCACCACAATACTTCAGAGCTGATCCAAGTCTAATCGCACACGATAGAAATGAGCCGGCCAAGTTAGCAGCAAGCACATCATTTCAATACTCCAAAGGCGTCGACCAGCGTCTATCTCGTGTTGAGAAAGCCCTAGAAACTCTCTCCGAAACAATCAATACCTCTCTCAATAAGAATGCGGATTCCGAACCCCCTTCAATCACGACAAAATCACAGCATGAGGCGGCGCCATCACATCAGCCGCCAGCCGAAGCATTTGATAGTCCCGAGCTCACCTTGGATGATTCACATTCATTCGCCTACTTGGGTGAAGCGTCTAGGCATTTAGAGTCGATCAGGAGTCAATCAGTACATGAACCACTCGCTGAGCACCAAGCAGCCTCCACTGCGCTGCAAGATCTTTCTAAGTCTCTGACTACAATTAATCTCCAACCACCTTATAATGATGCAGCGTCTTTTGAGCTCATTAATGGTTATTCAATACCTTCAAAGCCCATCGGATATAGATTAATAAGTTGCATGTCTACCCTCATTTACCATCGGTTATCAGATCACAAGACTAACGATATCAGACTTTCTCCAAAACGTGCAGCTTGCCGAAGTATTATTCATCACACCGTCCGAAGAAACGCTCTTAAATGCCATATTCAATCCCGCCACATTATCTCAGCGCGCTTGGATCGTCTACATTAACTTCATTCTCCTCAGTCTTCTACAACACGATGCCTCGCAAGCAGATATTGCCGAAAATCTCAAGAAAAACACAAACTTGGCACTAAACGACTTTAGGATTTTTCTAGAGCCCAGCGAGACAAATATACAGGCGCTCATGTTGTTAGGGTGCCACGGCGAACAATATGCTTCACCCAATCTGTCATGGATGCTCGTAGGCCATGCCTgtcgccaagctcaagcagTCGGATTACACAGCCTCAAAGGCGGTAGCTACGAACAGCGTCAGCGTCGATTGACACTATTTTGGTCGCTCTTTTCCGTGGATAAATCCTGTTCACTGGCATTCGGTCGACCCATGTTGCTTCCAACCACCATCTACGAAAATGTGCCACTACCTGATTTCCAGTATCTCTTAAAGTACCATCCACATCGAAAAGAGCCCATACAAACAGAGGATGGACTTATTACTTCATCATTTGGCGCCCATTACTTTATCCACGAAATGCAATTAGCAAGAATGACCGGGGCTGCGCTGGATTTTCTAGCAAACCCTACAAAGTCGGTCGTCCATCATAATTTGATCGCTCAGCTGCAGTCGTGGGATTCGGTAACCAACGAGGTGAGTCTCTTTCCCACCATTGGAGTTCGACGCTTCAAGCTTCCGTTCTAACTTACAGACAGCTACTATTGAAAGCCATCGACACAGAATCGGCCAGCTCAACAGCCAACCAACTCCAAGAAATGATGATTGGCATCCGCGCCATGCGATTCCAGTATTTTCACATCctaatactactactacGCAAAGACGAAAATAACAAAGAGCTCCGTACACAGGCTGCTCGAGATgccattgagctgcttcCTGGCCTGGTATCAAACTCAACCCATGTGTACAACGGGCTAGTGTGGTGTGTGCTATCAAGTCAATCTCCAGATTGCCAGGCCTGACAATTTCCTAGGCAGTTATTATACTACCCATTCACGCCATTCTTTACAATCTTCGGTCACATCATAAAGCATCCCTCGTCACCAACCGTGAATCAAGACCTTGAATTGCTAAATCGAACCGCCACTTATTTCAACAGTATGAAACGGCTCAGATCCCTTCCCGAAGCTTCGTCTAAATTAGAGAGCACTGCTCTCGTCTTCTATAATTTAGCTCGCTTCATCACATCAAGAGAACATGCGGGTTCAAGTGTCCAAAGCATCGAGTCAACTATAGCAACCACAAGCTCAGAAGACACTCCTGTCCAAGAAATGGATATCCTGTCAAGGGAGGTTGACTTTGAGTCGTATACTGACGCCTTCATGGCCTATGTCAGTGATCAGGATAGTACTGCGCAGCCGGGGTTTGACAATATTGATATCGAAAACATATTGGGGTGTTTAGAGTCTGATGACGCTCCACATCGTACACGTAAGCGATCATTTGAAAGCACACTGGATTGGTTCTCTTGGGATTCTCATTACTATCAAGACTAATACAGCATGATATCCGAGACATTGCAAGTCAATAACGgtccattttcttcttttgacgCTCATGTATACATAAGATCTATAAGAGCCTCATAACCGGTCTATAAAACGTATTACCCACGCTAAGATCTAAGAGACTCTAATCCACGTCTCGCCTCTCGTAATGCCAATAACAATTCAAAGTTACCATAACGCCTTTTTACCCTCCCTCTAAAAACGATAATAAAGTAGCTTCGCCAAAGACATGGATGACAGAACTGGGTGCCGTGACAGCATCTCAGTGTAATCCGCTCTCCCCGGTCTCAGCCATGTGCTTTTGGCAGTCCAACATCATTTTGAGCTGTTCGCTCACTTCATCAAGACGGCCAAGAACTTTTTGGTTGCCGTCAACGAAGCCCAGAATAGAATAGGGAACACCAGTGTCTTGGCAGAATTCCTTGACGAGCGTCTGTACTCTTCGGAGATTATGTCGTGGTACTCGTGGAAATAAATGGTGGACGGCTTGGAACTGCAGGCCTCCATGAATAAAATCAAGCCAGGCAGGGCAGTCCACATCCATGGTGGTTCGTAGCTGGCGTTGGGCAAATGACTCGGACTCGCCTAGGTCTGATGTCGACATACCCCAGTGCGACAGAGTAATTTGGACATGCAGAGGCATGGTGACAATATGCGACACTAGAACAAAGGCCACACGAATAGTCCAAGTCGGTAGTGCGCGCCAAACAAGGCAGTACCCAAAGAGGAACCAGTAGCAGCTGCAGAATGCGATTTCTGTTGGTCGAATCCACCATGCTTTCGTAGATCCCAGCGAAGATGATTTGCCAGATAGCAGGTGTAGCCACGAGAGAAGGTAGAGATTGAAGCGGGCGAGGGCCATGATGGGATAGTAGATATACTTTTGGTATGGAACAATGagatcagcagcagcatcccaGACGAAGACAAAGTTGTTGTAGTAGGTGGAACGAAGTGATCGAAAGAAGGAAGGGCAGGTGGCGAAAAGAGGAACATTCTGAATGTCGGGATCGTGCTCCTGAATTATAAGATTAGTCTATGATTGATCTCTGCGGCGGAAGGGATGAGCCATCAGCAACTTACGGGTTGATTGgtgatgagatgatggacaTTGTGACTGCTCTTCCACCACCCAATGGACAGGCCACAGCAAAAGTCGGCGACGAACATGCCGATGAGCGTGTCGACGGTAAATGTCTGAGTGATGGCCAGATGGCCAGCATCATGAGCAGTGAACATGATTTGATGCTAGAATTCGGCGATGTTATGTTAGCATATTCTCTTTGGCAGAAGAAACACAGCAATGCTAACCCAGAACAGCCCCAGCATAACGGCTGAAGTCATGTACCACTCAAAGTATAAAGCAGTAAGAAAGCCAATAAAGAGACTCGTGTATCGAATCATTTCTTTGCCATATTCGATATATCGACAACTGTAAAGCCCTTCATCGCGTATCTGTTGATGCAAAGCTCGGTACCTGTTGACGATACCTTGCTGCACAGCGGGATCTACAGACGGGTAGTCGCGCATGCCCTCATCGACCCCTTGTTGCACGGCCCAATCCGTGTATTGGACAGGACATTTGGTcggcggagcagcagcactagTAGTAGATGAGGCAGGTGAAGCTATGCGTTTGCGAAGACTAAGACCTTTGTCCAAGCTTAGACGAGAGATGCCGGCACTTGGTACGTCAACGCCGGTCAAGCTAGGGGTGCTGCATGGAGACAGAGTCGCAGGTGTATATGAGGAGCTTAGGCGGTCGCTTAGAAGATCGTCGGACGAATCATTTTCGGCATCATCTGAAAGGCTTTCCGGCTCTGAGATCCAGATTGACGAGTCCGGAATCTCCGGCTCAGTGTGGAGGCTGTATGGTCGGAAGACGCCGCCCCTGACTGGAGGAGTCTTATTTAGCCATGGACCCATCGGTTTTCGACCAATCCGGTAGCCTTTCATCGTTCGCAGCGTGGCAGCTGAATGATAGCTAAAGCAGTTAAAGAGATAATGTCAGCAACTTGGATACCAATCAGCAGCATGATGGACTAAATGGGTGGGTGGTCTAGGGATCTTGATCCAACTTGGCAAACCCCCGCGTGCCGTCCCGCGTCAATGAGGCACCACTTGCTTGCTACGGTATAACGCTGTTTAAGCTTAAACCAGATGGAGCCGGTGGTTTCTGTTCTCAGTgctatttttgttttacGCATTGCATCAAGGGCGCAGCATCATAGCAGGCCACTGTATTTGAGATGCAGGGAGGGTGAACATATGGGcagtgaagaagagagcaattGGGAAACGTGGGGGATATTTACGCTGTCATCTCATCGGTCGCGTCTCGGCCCACCATGTGCTGAATAACCAGAGAGCCGCCGGGATGCTTGTCGAGCCATCCATTGAGTCGCAAGACATGGTCCTGGAAAATGACAATCGTGTCGCCATCGGCAATCATGCCTTCGACAGCACGCTGAGAGAGGACCTGATCACGGTCCATGGTCGAAGCGTGATGCCTGAACCGAGGATATCGATCGTATCTGAGTTGAGATGGATGTATATCGATCGTCGAAAGGTAGTTGGGTTCGAAGagattgttgttgttgttttgttGCGAAGAATCGTTGTCGTCAATGCTAGCAGAGTTGAAGAGTAGAAGAAATCGAGCGCTTTAATTTGAAATTCGAAATGTTAGGAGCACAAAAATCCAGGAAAGGAGGAGCGAGTGTGTCTGAAATGTACAAAGCGCAGGCGCTCATGAGGACCTACCTGCTGAGATTGCCAAGTCCTACCTCCTTTTCTTGCTTAATCTTGAATCAGCTACCCACGGGGGAAATAAAGGACAGACTCGATGAAAGAAAGTGGACGCAGCAACGGTATACGGAAATCATGTTGGCCGTTTCGCACGCTCCGCCGCGCGTCGGTTAGAAACTATGGAGCATGGAGGTGCTTTGGCCACGaggaaaggagagagagagaatttCGGCTCGCCACGCAAACGGCGATATTCAAACGCTAGGTTTGATGTGCAAGCGGAAGTGGACTATTGGCTTTTCGATAGGAGGCCAGCCTGGCTTGTATGTGCTACTTTGCTGATACTCCAATCTATCCTTGCAAACGCAGCTGTGTCTTTGTGGCTTGTCCTGCTAGGTATTACATACATATCCACAAGCACGAACAACGTTCCTCGCAGCAAACGTGTGTCTGCATCTGTATAAGCGCCATGCAGGTACGTTTGGCAAACAAAGGGTTGTACATGAGTCGAGGCCCTCGACAAGCCAGATAGTGTGGGGATTTCATACGCCCAAATCCCCCCAACTAGTAACTTGACAAAGGCACCACGACAGTTATTCTGGAAGTAAATCTATGCGCCACGCGCGGCGCCTGATCAAACGCCCACCAATAAAGAGGCAATCTATTCGAATAGTGTCCATAGAAAATAGGCACTAGATCTTCGCTAGTGTTCGGCGAAAGGATTGTTTGCGTTTTACTCCACGGCCACTGCGTATCAGAATTCTAGAAGCCCGGATACAGTAAGCGACTCGAATATCAGGAGGCCTCTTCGTACTGTTTGCCCTGTCTTACGTGCTCTATACGCAAGGTTAATGTCGGAAAGACCTCGTCATGAGAGGCCGAAGCAGTTTGGATAGGGGCACGGAGTACGAAACAACAGTGCTCAGCTGGGATCGTTGAACAAGGGTTTATTCGAATGGCCACGACTCTTTGTGCCTGGAGTGGCTGAGATAGTACGACGCTTCGCCCCCGAGAAGGACCCCTGCCTATCCTATACGCCGTATTCTCTTGCAGCCGATTGGCTAGAGTTGACGCAGCAAACAAACCGCCTGCccacgtttttttttttttttttttttttttttttttgagggATTTAATCTCAAAGGCAAGAGCTTAGATCTGATTTCCATTAGAGCGCGTGTTAAGCACAGACGCTATTGAGGTCTACCCTATCAACTCTGTCGGTTTAGTTGCTACTAGTataggaagagagagaatgcaTGTACGGATACTGTGCCTAGGTCAATGTAGCATAGCCCAATTCCTCACTAAACATCGTAACGTTGTTTAAAGAAGCAGCTGATCGCTTCTGACTTGCTTGCTAGGATCAGAGGGCTCATGATTCAGACGGGTACATGTTATGCATTCGAATTCATCCACTGCCTTTGTTCCATCAGTCTTCTGTGACAGCGCGCCCA is a window from the Trichoderma atroviride chromosome 5, complete sequence genome containing:
- a CDS encoding uncharacterized protein (EggNog:ENOG41) produces the protein MSQKMPVTKNAGLARFACTHCRQKKIKCSREIPKCAACRPWPGECIYHRQNPIAQSDKKCPVNEPAKLAASTSFQYSKGVDQRLSRVEKALETLSETINTSLNKNADSEPPSITTKSQHEAAPSHQPPAEAFDSPELTLDDSHSFAYLGEASRHLESIRSQSVHEPLAEHQAASTALQDLSKSLTTINLQPPYNDAASFELINGYSIPSKPIGYRLISYFLQNVQLAEVLFITPSEETLLNAIFNPATLSQRAWIVYINFILLSLLQHDASQADIAENLKKNTNLALNDFRIFLEPSETNIQALMLLGCHGEQYASPNLSWMLVGHACRQAQAVGLHSLKGGSYEQRQRRLTLFWSLFSVDKSCSLAFGRPMLLPTTIYENVPLPDFQYLLKYHPHRKEPIQTEDGLITSSFGAHYFIHEMQLARMTGAALDFLANPTKSVVHHNLIAQLQSWDSVTNELLLKAIDTESASSTANQLQEMMIGIRAMRFQYFHILILLLRKDENNKELRTQAARDAIELLPGLVSNSTHVYNGLVWQLLYYPFTPFFTIFGHIIKHPSSPTVNQDLELLNRTATYFNSMKRLRSLPEASSKLESTALVFYNLARFITSREHAGSSVQSIESTIATTSSEDTPVQEMDILSREVDFESYTDAFMAYVSDQDSTAQPGFDNIDIENILGCLESDDAPHRTRKRSFESTLDWFSWDSHYYQD
- a CDS encoding uncharacterized protein (EggNog:ENOG41), with translation MSVPTIAILGGGPSGLALARLLECNKIDYVVYERDASSLMEGQGGSLDIHGTTGQQVLKEAGLHDEFKKYARWEAAKTIIQDKNGTTHLVSGEDQDEPEIDRATLRKILVESIPPSKIRWNHAVKTVEKLDNGDIAINFVNGTSTSGFKLVVGADGAWSKARHLLTSAKPQYSGKHYIEGKISTSNPFHPTVNKKFGAASLIALGEGKQLSVTEMGDGSYRVYLGLVVPEDFAKSAVDLSKADGDAARSFFITNADFFGTWGSELKDIIANSQGAFKAWPLYHLPSSALCWSHVPGVALIGDAAHLSTPFVGEGVNCSMFDSLVLARQIVEHGVGNLDAAVEAYEKDMFERGKDLIERSNGTASLLFAQDAPKPLLDVIAVSQA
- a CDS encoding uncharacterized protein (TransMembrane:6 (i260-287o307-325i365-381o387-407i428-447o453-473i)) — translated: MDRDQVLSQRAVEGMIADGDTIVIFQDHVLRLNGWLDKHPGGSLVIQHMVGRDATDEMTAYHSAATLRTMKGYRIGRKPMGPWLNKTPPVRGGVFRPYSLHTEPEIPDSSIWISEPESLSDDAENDSSDDLLSDRLSSSYTPATLSPCSTPSLTGVDVPSAGISRLSLDKGLSLRKRIASPASSTTSAAAPPTKCPVQYTDWAVQQGVDEGMRDYPSVDPAVQQGIVNRYRALHQQIRDEGLYSCRYIEYGKEMIRYTSLFIGFLTALYFEWYMTSAVMLGLFWHQIMFTAHDAGHLAITQTFTVDTLIGMFVADFCCGLSIGWWKSSHNVHHLITNQPEHDPDIQNVPLFATCPSFFRSLRSTYYNNFVFVWDAAADLIVPYQKYIYYPIMALARFNLYLLSWLHLLSGKSSSLGSTKAWWIRPTEIAFCSCYWFLFGYCLVWRALPTWTIRVAFVLVSHIVTMPLHVQITLSHWGMSTSDLGESESFAQRQLRTTMDVDCPAWLDFIHGGLQFQAVHHLFPRVPRHNLRRVQTLVKEFCQDTGVPYSILGFVDGNQKVLGRLDEVSEQLKMMLDCQKHMAETGESGLH
- a CDS encoding uncharacterized protein (EggNog:ENOG41), producing MSQKMPVTKNAGLARFACTHCRQKKIKCSREIPKCAACRPWPGECIYHRQNPIAQSDKKCPVNEPAKLAASTSFQYSKGVDQRLSRVEKALETLSETINTSLNKNADSEPPSITTKSQHEAAPSHQPPAEAFDSPELTLDDSHSFAYLGEASRHLESIRSQSVHEPLAEHQAASTALQDLSKSLTTINLQPPYNDAASFELINGYSIPSKPIGYRLISYFLQNVQLAEVLFITPSEETLLNAIFNPATLSQRAWIVYINFILLSLLQHDASQADIAENLKKNTNLALNDFRIFLEPSETNIQALMLLGCHGEQYASPNLSWMLVGHACRQAQAVGLHSLKGGSYEQRQRRLTLFWSLFSVDKSCSLAFGRPMLLPTTIYENVPLPDFQYLLKYHPHRKEPIQTEDGLITSSFGAHYFIHEMQLARMTGAALDFLANPTKSVVHHNLIAQLQSWDSVTNELLLKAIDTESASSTANQLQEMMIGIRAMRFQYFHILILLLRKDENNKELRTQAARDAIELLPGLVSNSTHVYNGLVWCVLSSQSPDCQA